CTTGTGTCCCTAGTTCAGTGTATGTGAGGCTCTGActcttgtgtctctcgttcagtgtattgTAGGGTTTGACTCTtttgtctctcgttcagtgtatggtAGGCCCTGACTCTTGTGTCTCTCATTCAGTGTGCGTTAGACTCTGagccttgtgtctctcgttcagtgtatggtAGGCTCtgaaccttgtgtctctcggtcagtgtatGGCAGGCTCtgaaccttgtgtctctcgttaagtgtactGAGGCTCTGACCcgtgtgtatctcgttcagtgtatggtAGGCTCTGAACCTTGTATCTCTCGTTCAGTTTATGTGAGGCTCTGAactttgtgtctctcgttcagtttATGTGAGGCTCTGAactttgtgtctctcgttcagtgtatgtgagGCTCTGAACCTTGTATCTTTCGTTCAGTGTATCTGAGGCTCTGACtcgtgtgtctctcgttcagtgtatctGAGGCTCTGAAACTTGTGTCTCTCGATCAGTGTATCTGAGGCTATAAAtcgtgtgtctctcgttcagtgtatctGAGGCTATGAaacttgtgtctctcgttcagtgtgtgGTATGTGAGGCTTTaaaccttgtgtctctcgtacAGTGTCTGTTAGGCTCTGAATCGTGCTTctttcgttcagtgtatgtgagGCTCTGACtcatgtgtctcttgttcagtgtatATGAGGCTCTGAATCGTGTGTCTTTCGTTCATAGTATGTGAGCCTTTGAACCTTGTGTCTCCCGTTCAGTGTTTGTTATGCTCTGACTCATGTGCAtcttgttcagtgtatgtgaGGCTCTGCATCGTGTGTCTTTCGTCCAGAGTATGTTAGCCTTTGAACCTTgagtctctcgttcagtgtttgttaTGCTCTGACTCATGTGCctcttgttcagtgtatgtgaAGCTCTGAATCGTCTGTATTTCATTCAGAGTATGTGAGCCTTGgaaccttgtgtctctcgttcagtgtttgttaTGCTCCGACTCATGTGCctcttgttcagtgtatgtgaATCTCTGAATCGTGTGTCATTCGTTCAGAGTATGTGAGCCTTTGAAcattgtgtctctcgttcagtgtttgtttGATCTGACTCatgtgtctcttgttaagtGTATGTGAGGCTCTGAATCGTGTGCCTTTCGTTCAGTGTATATAAGGCTCTGAACCGTGTTTCTTTCGTTCGGTGTATGTGAGGCTCTGAATCGTGTGTCTTTCGTTCAATGTATATAAGGCTCTGAACCGTGTGCctttcgttcagtgtatgtgagGCTCTGAATAGTGTGTctttcgttcagtgtatgtgagGCTCTGAATTGTGTGTctttcgttcagtgtctgttagGCTGTGAATCGCGTGTATTTTAggcatttttaatataataaaaatggaaCAATACAGAGCGTATATTCAAAGCAACAGCATCACTCTCTTTGACTGGATCCTGtaataactcaaaaagtataCAAGCTAGATTTATGTGTATAGAGGGCAACTCGGCCATTTTACACTTTAAAGACAACACATCTGGTTGTTATAGCAACAcaaatagtgaaaatatcactttttgaCAGGATCTTGGAAtaacacataaaatataaaagatgagcatacaaaatagcattttggATGTAGAAAGAAACCATAAAGAGTTTATGCACACGAACATAGAGAAAATACGATTTGTTACTTGATCTTGGTGTATTTCGAAAATACTTCAATTTTGTCCTATTccaattgttgttgttatgacatggcaacaacaacagtaaaatgttaattatttttcactGGATCTTGCAATAACTCAAGAAGCTTGCAAGCTAGGTTAACGAAAACGTATTTTCTTTGTCGGCAACAGAAATAGTGAGAATGTATCTCCGTCAATCCGAAAACAAAAGGATCCGGTGATAACTCAAGAAGTATGCAAACTAGATGTATGAAACTTTGTATACAAGTATTAGGGACTTATAAGGAAAGTATGAAcagcatttataaatattgttactGTGGGAACAAAACCGGAAAGGGACTATTGTGTTGCTAGTAATACGCGGgctcttgtttaaattatcACAAAATTGCTCCgttgaaaaaaaagaacagaaCTTTAACTTACAAACATAGCACAACTATGAAATATGTAGCTAAATATTGTGCCTgtctttttaaatgtgtttgacTTAAAATCACCAGCAATCATGCTTACACTGTCTCTATACAACCTTACGACAAGCAATAGTAGTTTGGATACTTTGTAAGAGGAATATTATTTGAGAATGTTTTATAAGATACGTACCGTCAATCCCATTCCCATGCCATTCATATTCGAACTGTCCGTTCTGCGCCCCAAAATACAAAGCCGTGATGTTGATATATGTACTTTTACACAGAATCATTCTTGCATGTGATAACTCTTGTTTATACCCTACCTACAATGTCAACAATGAAgaatttattattgaatattatataGCAATTTGACTTTCTTAGACATACTGACTAGGCTACTTATCACATTTTTTGACGCAAATCTAAACTACTTCATAACGTTGCATTTTCAAATCGGATACTTTAATAAAAGATGCTCCgtacaaatgtttatacatgCATGAACTAATTCTCTTTGGAAGCTTATGTAGATTGGATTTATACATTTGTTGGTTGTGtacataattatttgatttttttcttgttttattatgttggTATTGCATAAAACAAGGATACAATCACTGCTTTACCTTTAGACATTTTCTGGTTCGTTCAAGCCAAATGGTTGTGTTGTTTGTTCTATTTGTCTGTAAGTAATAgttaattcaaattaattagACACTTAATTATATTCCGTTTTATACcgtatttcataaaaaataatgacaaatttaTATTGCATCTAACGGATTGTATAGATTTTATTGGTACAAATATAGGGTAATATAGATTAAAGACATTAATTCATGCTGATGTTTACTACTCACCAATTTCGTTGACATTTACACTGGCTAATATATAAAATTCACCAAATGGGTTACTTAATTCAGGCTGGTGTATACTATTCACCAATTACTTTGACCTTTACTGCGTCTGGTGTATAAAATTCACCAAATATGTTGATCTGAATTCGGGGTGGTGTATAATAATCACCAAATACGTTAACCTTAATTCAGGCTAGTGTATACTACTCGCCAAAAACAACCTTAATTCAGGCTGGTGTGTGAACTGCCAATTACGTTGACCTTAAATCAGGCTGGTGTATATTTCTCACAAAATACGTTTAACTTTGTTTCGGCGGGTGAATACTTCTCACCAAATACATTGACTTTATTTCATGCTGGTGTATACTTCTCACCAAATATGTTGACTTTAATTCAGGTTGGTGTATACTTCTCACCAAATACGTTGACCTTAACTGCGGCTGGTGTATACTTCTCACCAAATACGTTGACCTTAACTGCGGCTGGTGTATACTTCTCACCAAATACGTTGACCTTAACTGCGGCTGGTGTATACTTCTCACCAAATACGTTGACCTTAACTGCGGCTGGTGTATACTTCTCACCAAATACGTTGACCTTAACTGCGGCTGGTGTATACTTCTCACCAAATACGTTGACCTTAACTGCGGCTGGTGTATACTTCTCACCAAATACGTCGACCTTAACTGCGGCTGGTGTATAATACTTACCAAATATATTTACCTTAATTCAGCTTGGTGTTGACAACTCACcaaatatgtttactttaattCTGGCTGGTGTTTACTTCTCGCCAAATATATTGACTTTAATTCAAACTGGTGTATACTACTAACCAAATACGTCGACCTAAGTTTAGGCTGCTGTACACTTTCCAAGCTGGACATTGTCGATTCTAGGCTTAGTTTAAAGGCTCCTGCCAGACTGTCGTTCAGCATCACAATCACAGTAGAGTTACCTGccaatgtttattataaagcaTACATGAAGCAAAAACAGCCAGGTTGACaaggtttttgttttaaatgcatgaaaacTCATTGTTTGAATAGTAATGACAACTGTTAGTGTTTATTTGTGGATTAATGAAAGgcatttgatttcattgttaGGCCAAATAGTTGGCAAATACATATTGATTGGGTATAATAGGCATGCGACTCAATATTAAATGCTTTCGTAATTACACCAGggcatcagaggtttgataatacgtgcattacaaatatgaattttatgtgaaaaatatGAACTAAAAGAACGGGAAAATACGCCTGATATTTCTCTCTGCTAGAATCAGTGTCGTTTTAACAATTCCGTAAAGGATCAACGgtaacaaaatgataaaaaaatatatactaaacgttcagaaaattgttgaagttattgtttgtcttttaaatatcaacaaaactgcTGCAGAGCTTTTGCTGTTGTCattggtgttgtttttgttgtttttagtcGTAAAAAGGCGTAACTCAacaataaagaaagaaaaaagaattgACATTGCTTTACATGTGTTTACTGTACGTGGCAACACGGGTTTCATATTGCATTAGAATATCTTGAACGGTTGTTGAATTATGTCAAACGATAACGCTTGTTTACGCAGAAGACGACGCCGAGGACGACGATAACACCAAAGCTAtcactttaaataaatagaCAGATACCACAGATAGACATTATTATCGTTCGAAAGACGACTAGCTTATATGACAGGAAATCGTTACACTTTTACCTTTACCGTTTGAATACACGTCGACAGCCATTCAATGGTAGCAATTAATATATGTGTGATGTTATGATATTAactaatgaaaatgttaaataaagtgtttaaaacaacaaaaataaataatcatttaccTAAGGAATAAAGATCGCGGATGATGAGTGAGTCTAACGTCCCGACATCACTGGGAAGAAGTGTGCAGTTGCTGAAAACTATACTGCTGTTCTTGCTTTCCACAACGTGTTGGTCTGAAACTTCATATGAACAATAACGGAATTAACTAGCTTGCATATTTTGCAACAGTGATTTGTGTGaacagtaaataaatatttgttcagtTTGAACTACAGTACGAACCTGAAACTGTCAGTATATGCAATATCAGCAAACATGTTTAAGCGGCTGTTGCCCTCAACATAGaggtttaaaatgttcatgtaacgAGTCGTAACCTGTCGGAACTCCTCaaccattttccatcgaaaacaacctcgtatgtatatggacggtttacaatgtcagacatttttacaattaactacgacgcaagtagatcgcgtagtaatttcaatttagcaattaaacttaatgactttactcttgggcatattaattatttatgcaacaaTACACTATactgacaatcagtttaaactaaacaatacaaaatacacgttataaacttataacactacacttaattaatactattatttaaacttttacgaATTACTTCTACTGGAATTCCgccatacatccgaggttatcTTAGATGGAAAACGgcagaggagttccgaataGAGTCGTAACGACCTTTATCAATGAATTGTCACTGTATTGTCGAGGATAGAGAGTGAGTAAGATGTCTAAGACAGTAGCTTTAAAAGATGATAGATTGCATAAGACATTGTTGCTCTTTCTTCTAGGCCTTTCTGGTTAATTGAATGGTTTTGATTGTGCTGCAGTTCAATTTGTTGTCAATGTCTGTCCTAATGGCCAGGATAATGCGGATTTAAAGAAATAGTCATAACTTTGTTAAACATAGTTGTATTACAATACTATCTTTGTATAGTAAAACTACTTAAAAAAGTCGAACGCGAAATTACAGAGTGCAATTTAGAATATTAAATTATCAACTTTACAAATATTACAGAAGTACAAATGTTACCTTTGCAATCAAATAGTAATAATAAGTCCGAGGCAATAACAGCCATCAGTAGCACCGCCTTCATGGCGTTAATATTAAAGGTAAGATCAAAGTAAAACTTATTTAGTGTTTTCCTCAGAGCTAACATCCTTCCTTTTTGCCTATACTTAATGTTATCGTAATAAGCTAATAACATATTGTTTCGTGCTTTCCTGCATCTTTAGCGAGCAATGTAACAAGGAGGATATGCGACTGATTATCCCTATGATATACTTAACAATCTCGCAACATACAAGTGTATGACATCATTGGTTGACAAGTACAGGGCAGATAACCCCAAATAGGAAATTCATTCAAGTGTTACCATTCGGagcttctcggccattttttcgaaaacaacctcggatgtatatggacggtttataATGTCAGCaatcggtacactttaactacgctgtaagtagatcgcgtagtaatctcaGTTTAGAacttaaactttatgacttaactcttgggatctcaattgtgtttgcaataatacgcttcactggcaatcaatttatgTCTACAAGTACAATTTAAAACACTACAttctattaataaaataattcaattgtttaCAACCTACTTCTTATGATGAACCGACATTCATCCGAGGTCGTTTTCGTAGAAATTTAGAGTTACATACCTTTGCATCTAACGCATACAAGAATAATTGAGTTGAGTCAGACTGCCTGCGATAAGACTGGTGCTATGGTGCCCATGCTGTTATAAGGTAATACTTATGCTTGGGAGCTAAATCCTCTGTGATTGAATATggtgatttgaaaataaaatcgcTGAATGTGCATGATACACTTGGTATACATTATTCACATATTCACCGCTGTGAATATTCTCCGAAGCCAATC
This genomic stretch from Mya arenaria isolate MELC-2E11 chromosome 10, ASM2691426v1 harbors:
- the LOC128205270 gene encoding uncharacterized protein LOC128205270 isoform X1, producing the protein MLLAYYDNIKYRQKGRMLALRKTLNKFYFDLTFNINAMKAVLLMAVIASDLLLLFDCKVSDQHVVESKNSSIVFSNCTLLPSDVGTLDSLIIRDLYSLGNSTVIVMLNDSLAGAFKLSLESTMSSLESVQQPKLRSTYLTNRTNNTTIWLERTRKCLKVGYKQELSHARMILCKSTYINITALYFGAQNGQFEYEWHGNGIDDIDCSKNTSRDLNGMYTKLNPVRHKTKNAKQSDSTILHNQDGQPNASNNTDDGPTHTGLIITMCALAFIVALSAVVGIVMFKRGQIVWTGFHGAGTDTEQIHKLPSAATLKTQNWSSINSSYRFHHYEDVEDDQKYESIDPVRNEHQYRTVWTVDQSTDYNDLGPRTDSHKYKSLCAAPKISPNKPW